One segment of Allorhodopirellula heiligendammensis DNA contains the following:
- the uppS gene encoding polyprenyl diphosphate synthase, with product MQSSQSATNAPPREAAVSMPKHVAIIMDGNGRWAQNRGLPRIEGHRRGVNTVRSTTELAARLKLEALTLYCFSSENWKRPQHELDFLMQLLRQYLIEERATLMENNLRLRFIGRVDRLDAGVLEEVERTQELCRDNTGTELVLAVDYGGRDELSRVARSLAQDAVDGRITADAIDEQAITNRLDTDGLAEVDLMIRTGGDMRISNFLLWQLSYAELWFTSKCWPEFEEADFRDALADFGERTRRFGGLEA from the coding sequence ATGCAGAGTTCACAGTCCGCGACCAATGCTCCCCCTCGCGAAGCGGCAGTATCGATGCCCAAGCACGTTGCCATCATCATGGATGGAAACGGGCGTTGGGCCCAGAACCGAGGATTGCCGCGGATCGAAGGGCATCGACGCGGTGTCAACACCGTTCGTAGCACGACGGAGTTAGCGGCGCGGCTCAAGCTTGAAGCGCTGACGCTCTATTGCTTCTCGAGTGAAAACTGGAAACGCCCGCAGCACGAACTCGATTTTCTCATGCAGCTCCTGCGGCAGTATCTGATTGAAGAACGAGCGACGCTGATGGAAAACAACCTCCGGCTACGCTTCATTGGGAGGGTCGATCGGCTCGATGCGGGCGTGCTCGAGGAAGTCGAACGGACCCAAGAACTGTGCCGAGATAACACCGGCACCGAACTCGTACTCGCAGTCGATTATGGCGGCCGTGATGAACTCAGCCGCGTCGCCCGTTCACTCGCTCAAGATGCTGTGGACGGCCGGATTACAGCGGATGCGATCGACGAGCAAGCGATCACAAACCGATTGGATACCGATGGGTTGGCCGAAGTTGACCTCATGATCCGCACTGGCGGTGATATGCGGATCAGCAACTTCCTACTGTGGCAACTCAGCTACGCCGAACTCTGGTTCACCTCGAAATGCTGGCCCGAATTTGAAGAGGCTGATTTTCGTGACGCCCTCGCCGATTTTGGCGAACGCACCCGTCGCTTCGGCGGCCTGGAAGCGTAA
- a CDS encoding PQQ-binding-like beta-propeller repeat protein, producing MTRFLHARPLTLLTIVSCCWLSLATEGLAEDWPQWRGTHRDGVVAMDVPLIETLPSGQLPLSWSVPLGAGYSGPTVVADRVYVMDRQSDDARDSRERVLCFDAATGEVVWTHEYQAPYTIQYTAGPRAAVTVHDGRAISVGAMGHLHCLDAATGEVLWKHDLENEYDAKLPIWGIAGAPLVYDDLVIQIASGSDGACVLAFDLETGQERWRALDDPAGYSAPIVIRQGDQDVVVCWTGASITGLDPQSGDVFWRVAMPSRNMPIGVPTPISDGEHLFVTSFYDGSMMIGLDPAKPSATKLWHRVGVDEKNTDALQSIISTPLFKGDHIYGVDSYGELRCLKKSNGDRVWEDLTAVPRNRWGTIHIMKYGDDEIMLNDQGDLIFATLSPAGYAEHSRTHLLDPTRRQLPRRNGVTWSHPAIADGYIYARSDDELVRGSLRKSDR from the coding sequence ATGACGAGATTCTTGCACGCGCGACCCCTGACGCTGCTTACCATCGTCTCCTGTTGCTGGCTCAGTTTAGCCACCGAGGGTCTGGCGGAAGATTGGCCGCAATGGCGAGGGACCCATCGAGATGGTGTGGTTGCGATGGACGTGCCGTTGATCGAGACGCTGCCGTCCGGACAGCTACCATTGTCCTGGAGCGTACCGCTGGGCGCAGGGTATTCGGGCCCAACGGTCGTGGCGGACCGGGTGTACGTGATGGATCGCCAATCCGACGACGCTCGAGACAGTCGCGAGCGGGTGCTGTGTTTTGATGCCGCGACAGGGGAGGTCGTGTGGACTCACGAATACCAGGCACCTTACACAATTCAGTACACGGCAGGCCCGCGCGCTGCCGTGACGGTTCACGATGGTCGTGCGATTTCCGTCGGTGCCATGGGACATCTGCATTGTTTGGACGCCGCCACGGGCGAGGTGCTGTGGAAGCATGACCTCGAGAACGAGTATGACGCCAAATTGCCGATATGGGGCATTGCTGGAGCTCCGCTGGTCTACGACGATCTCGTGATTCAAATAGCGTCGGGCTCCGATGGGGCTTGTGTTCTGGCGTTCGACCTGGAGACGGGGCAAGAACGCTGGAGAGCACTCGACGATCCAGCCGGGTACAGTGCTCCCATTGTGATCCGGCAAGGCGATCAGGATGTGGTCGTATGCTGGACCGGTGCCAGTATCACGGGTTTGGACCCGCAGTCGGGTGATGTGTTTTGGCGAGTCGCGATGCCGTCACGCAATATGCCGATCGGCGTGCCCACGCCGATCTCTGACGGTGAGCACTTGTTCGTGACTTCGTTCTATGACGGTTCGATGATGATCGGGCTCGATCCTGCGAAGCCGAGCGCGACCAAGCTGTGGCATCGGGTGGGCGTCGACGAGAAAAACACGGACGCGCTGCAGTCCATCATCAGCACGCCTCTTTTTAAGGGCGACCATATCTATGGCGTGGACAGCTATGGTGAGCTGCGTTGCTTGAAAAAGAGCAACGGGGATCGGGTGTGGGAAGACCTGACCGCCGTGCCACGCAATCGTTGGGGAACCATCCACATCATGAAGTATGGCGACGATGAGATTATGCTCAATGATCAAGGTGATTTGATCTTCGCGACCCTTTCTCCAGCAGGCTATGCAGAGCATTCTCGCACCCATTTGCTCGACCCCACCCGTCGTCAGTTGCCCCGACGCAACGGCGTCACATGGTCGCATCCCGCGATTGCTGACGGCTACATCTATGCCCGCAGCGATGACGAGCTCGTGCGAGGTTCGCTACGAAAAAGTGACCGCTGA
- a CDS encoding DNA-directed RNA polymerase subunit omega translates to MLEELKEEEIVNKVGGRFKLSTLIQKRLVQLNQGSRALVNIDTHDKMSIVLQEIVQNKIFLNLDNEIEQADDLDAIIAAAEAPELDASDL, encoded by the coding sequence ATGCTCGAAGAACTAAAAGAAGAAGAAATTGTCAACAAGGTGGGCGGACGGTTCAAACTTTCCACATTGATCCAAAAGCGATTGGTCCAGCTCAATCAGGGCTCGCGAGCGCTCGTGAACATCGATACCCACGATAAGATGTCGATCGTGTTGCAAGAGATCGTGCAGAACAAGATCTTTCTCAACCTCGACAACGAAATTGAACAGGCCGACGATTTGGATGCCATCATCGCTGCTGCTGAAGCACCCGAACTGGATGCATCAGACCTGTAG
- the gmk gene encoding guanylate kinase — protein MSHGKTAHPGQLVIISGPSGAGKSTVTTRLREVCQLPLATSISATTRLPRDGEVDGKDYFFVSESEFMRRREAGEFLECKQVFSQGHWYGTLAEQVATGLNAGKWVILEIDVQGAMSVMADSRYAPISIFIHPGSMSELERRLRTRGTEAEDAIQSRLETAAGEMEFRHVYLHEVINENVDRTVDEICHLLQIHKESSPCSKN, from the coding sequence ATGTCACATGGAAAAACGGCTCATCCGGGCCAACTCGTGATCATTTCCGGCCCCAGCGGTGCGGGCAAGTCGACCGTCACCACCCGACTGCGAGAAGTCTGTCAGCTGCCACTGGCGACGTCAATTTCCGCAACCACCCGCCTGCCCCGAGACGGCGAAGTGGACGGAAAGGATTATTTTTTCGTCAGCGAGAGCGAGTTCATGCGTCGCCGCGAAGCGGGTGAATTCCTCGAATGCAAGCAGGTTTTCAGCCAAGGGCACTGGTATGGCACCCTCGCTGAGCAAGTTGCCACTGGTCTAAACGCAGGGAAGTGGGTAATTTTAGAGATCGACGTGCAGGGTGCGATGAGCGTGATGGCGGATTCCCGTTACGCCCCCATCTCCATTTTCATCCACCCCGGCAGCATGAGCGAACTCGAGCGACGCCTCCGCACCCGGGGCACCGAAGCTGAGGACGCGATCCAGTCGCGACTCGAAACCGCCGCTGGCGAAATGGAATTCCGCCACGTCTACCTCCATGAAGTCATCAATGAGAACGTCGACCGCACTGTCGACGAAATCTGCCACCTCTTGCAAATCCACAAGGAATCCTCGCCATGCTCGAAGAACTAA
- a CDS encoding YicC/YloC family endoribonuclease codes for MPEQPYPHLRSMTGQGRSEVSSEAGTLVIELRSVNHRGLKLVLRTNDALSAHESEISAGLRGQIERGTVTVHATLKPPPGQDLPRINQAVVKAYASQLAAATGQQLSVPTQIDLSALLTLPGVLTGDRDDDCDDAQVEQRRQLVAEGVALAVQRFNHMRHHEAVAMARVLQADLEMIGGRAQTILGLAPTVIQRYRDRLTEKIQKALAEQHLPTDPVDIIREVQIFADRSDISEELTRLASHLELFGGVLAGTHAADQTRGENDAQGAANEAVGRKLDFVIQEMFRETNTIGSKAGNAEIAEHIVEIKCAIERMRELVQNLE; via the coding sequence ATGCCTGAGCAACCCTACCCGCATTTACGAAGCATGACTGGGCAGGGCCGGAGCGAAGTCAGCAGCGAGGCGGGGACACTCGTTATCGAGTTGCGATCGGTCAATCATCGTGGACTGAAGCTCGTGCTGCGCACCAACGATGCGTTGTCGGCCCACGAGTCTGAGATTTCGGCAGGCCTCCGTGGTCAGATTGAACGCGGAACGGTGACCGTCCATGCCACGTTGAAGCCACCACCGGGGCAAGATCTGCCACGGATCAACCAAGCTGTCGTGAAGGCCTACGCCAGCCAGTTGGCTGCTGCGACGGGGCAGCAGCTATCTGTGCCGACACAAATCGATTTGAGCGCCCTGCTGACGTTGCCGGGGGTGCTGACGGGTGACAGGGATGATGACTGCGACGACGCGCAGGTCGAGCAGCGGCGGCAGCTGGTGGCCGAAGGCGTGGCGTTGGCAGTGCAGCGATTCAATCACATGCGGCATCACGAAGCAGTTGCCATGGCCCGGGTGCTGCAAGCAGATCTCGAGATGATTGGTGGGCGTGCTCAAACGATCCTAGGGCTCGCACCAACGGTGATTCAGCGGTACCGTGACCGGTTGACTGAAAAGATCCAGAAGGCACTCGCTGAGCAACATCTGCCCACCGATCCAGTGGATATCATCCGTGAAGTTCAGATTTTTGCCGATCGCAGTGACATCAGCGAAGAGCTCACCCGGCTGGCCAGCCACCTAGAGTTATTCGGGGGTGTGTTGGCGGGCACGCACGCAGCGGATCAGACCCGTGGCGAGAACGACGCCCAGGGGGCGGCGAATGAAGCGGTGGGACGAAAATTGGATTTTGTTATTCAAGAAATGTTCCGCGAGACCAACACCATTGGCAGCAAAGCGGGTAACGCTGAGATTGCTGAACATATTGTCGAAATCAAATGTGCGATTGAGCGGATGCGCGAACTCGTCCAGAATTTGGAGTGA
- the secG gene encoding preprotein translocase subunit SecG, whose amino-acid sequence MIHSIDFTQFCLLGSFVSMLLGMLMAFLSLFLILLILLQRGRGGGLAGALGGAGGQSAFGSKAGDTFTVLTVSLAGIWIFVCAFAMWELGPHMTSTASLESDLSAGPGDDEAADTSSGLVIPTSDDQDSDAEDATLVPADAEAEAPAETEGTVVPTETPDASEATPPSDDAASSETAPAEAEAADAEPATETAAE is encoded by the coding sequence ATGATCCATTCCATCGATTTCACTCAGTTTTGCCTGCTGGGCAGCTTCGTCAGCATGTTGTTGGGAATGCTGATGGCGTTCCTTTCCCTGTTTTTGATTCTGCTGATTTTGCTGCAGCGCGGTCGCGGTGGTGGTCTGGCGGGTGCTCTTGGTGGTGCAGGCGGCCAGAGCGCCTTCGGTAGCAAGGCGGGAGATACCTTCACGGTTCTGACCGTTTCCCTCGCTGGCATCTGGATTTTCGTGTGTGCGTTTGCGATGTGGGAACTCGGCCCGCATATGACCTCGACGGCGTCGCTGGAGTCTGACCTTTCTGCCGGACCTGGCGACGATGAAGCCGCCGACACATCGAGTGGATTGGTAATCCCCACTTCCGACGATCAAGACAGCGATGCAGAGGATGCCACGCTCGTGCCAGCGGATGCCGAGGCCGAGGCGCCTGCCGAAACCGAAGGTACGGTTGTGCCGACTGAAACCCCAGACGCGAGCGAAGCAACGCCGCCAAGCGACGACGCAGCATCCTCCGAGACCGCTCCGGCGGAAGCGGAAGCCGCAGATGCTGAGCCAGCTACTGAAACCGCCGCAGAGTAG
- the tpiA gene encoding triose-phosphate isomerase, whose translation MTRRTLIAGNWKMNMRSASARSLAKGIVDAVGKSPAVEVVLCPPAAYLAAVADVTAGTPVEVGAQNLYAADDGAFTGELNASMLTDVGCRFVILGHSERRQLMGETDADVSKKLHAALAGNLVPIVCVGETLQQRETNETEAVVESQIRGSLEGLDEARAAGIVIAYEPVWAIGTGKVATKEQAEAVHAFIRDLLGKMFTPDVAAQIRIQYGGSVKPSNASELLAQPNIDGALVGGASLKVEDFAGIINS comes from the coding sequence GTGACTCGACGTACATTGATCGCCGGAAACTGGAAAATGAACATGCGATCGGCATCTGCCCGTTCGCTCGCCAAGGGAATTGTCGACGCCGTCGGCAAGTCGCCTGCGGTTGAAGTCGTTCTGTGCCCGCCCGCCGCTTATCTCGCAGCCGTCGCCGACGTCACCGCAGGCACGCCCGTCGAAGTCGGTGCACAGAATCTGTATGCAGCGGACGATGGTGCCTTCACCGGCGAGCTCAACGCGTCGATGCTGACCGACGTCGGCTGCCGCTTTGTGATCCTCGGCCACAGTGAGCGCCGGCAGTTGATGGGCGAGACCGATGCCGATGTCAGTAAGAAGTTGCATGCGGCCCTCGCGGGCAACCTGGTGCCGATTGTGTGCGTCGGTGAAACACTGCAGCAGCGTGAGACCAATGAGACCGAAGCGGTCGTTGAATCGCAAATTCGCGGTTCGCTCGAAGGGCTCGACGAAGCTCGTGCGGCGGGCATCGTGATCGCTTACGAACCAGTCTGGGCAATTGGCACCGGCAAAGTCGCCACGAAGGAGCAGGCCGAAGCAGTGCATGCGTTCATCCGCGATTTGCTCGGCAAAATGTTCACGCCCGATGTAGCAGCCCAAATCCGAATTCAGTACGGTGGCAGCGTCAAACCCAGCAATGCCTCTGAATTGCTCGCCCAACCTAACATCGACGGTGCCCTCGTCGGTGGTGCCAGCCTCAAAGTCGAAGACTTCGCCGGTATCATCAATAGCTAA
- the aroF gene encoding 3-deoxy-7-phosphoheptulonate synthase, translating into MILILKNGVSDEQIDRVIARVEGWGLQTHLSRGTYRTIIGLIGDESQVSQETLSSLPGVSQVIPVLPPYKLASREAHPESSVIDVSGVKIGGGQLGMIAGPCSVEDRERMMRIAESVCESGANLFRGGAYKPRTSPYAFQGLGEKGLEILRDVGDRFGIPVVTEITDPRNVELVAQYADMLQIGARNMQNFVLLTEVGKSSRPVLLKRGMSATIADLLMSAEYILSEGNPNVVLCERGIKSFDPSTRNLFDVAAVPVVQGLTHLPMIVDPSHATGRPDLIPPCALAGLAAGADGVHIEVHDCPEEAKSDGPQALLPEQYKQILQQMRLMADLLGKTISPLAGTAGKPDHSPKNNPQPPTEALA; encoded by the coding sequence GTGATTTTGATTCTGAAAAACGGTGTCTCTGACGAACAAATCGACCGCGTGATTGCACGAGTCGAAGGCTGGGGGCTGCAAACTCATCTCAGCCGGGGCACCTATCGCACGATCATTGGCCTGATCGGCGATGAATCTCAGGTTAGCCAGGAAACACTCAGTTCGCTGCCCGGCGTCAGCCAAGTGATCCCGGTCCTGCCGCCCTATAAGCTGGCGTCGCGTGAGGCCCATCCTGAATCGAGCGTGATCGACGTTTCCGGTGTCAAAATCGGCGGCGGGCAACTCGGCATGATCGCCGGGCCGTGCAGCGTTGAGGACCGCGAACGGATGATGCGGATTGCCGAAAGCGTCTGTGAGTCGGGGGCGAACTTGTTTCGCGGCGGAGCTTACAAACCACGTACGAGTCCCTATGCATTCCAAGGCTTGGGCGAAAAAGGACTTGAGATCCTGCGCGACGTCGGCGATCGATTCGGCATCCCCGTGGTCACGGAGATCACCGATCCACGCAACGTCGAGCTGGTAGCTCAGTACGCGGACATGCTGCAGATCGGAGCCCGGAACATGCAAAATTTCGTGCTATTGACGGAAGTCGGCAAGTCATCGCGGCCGGTCCTGCTCAAACGAGGCATGAGTGCTACGATCGCCGACCTGCTCATGAGCGCTGAATACATTCTCTCGGAAGGCAATCCCAACGTCGTTTTATGCGAGCGGGGCATCAAGAGTTTTGATCCGTCGACACGGAATCTTTTCGATGTTGCCGCCGTGCCTGTGGTGCAAGGGTTGACGCACCTGCCCATGATCGTCGATCCTTCGCACGCGACGGGACGGCCCGATTTGATTCCGCCCTGTGCCCTGGCTGGACTCGCCGCGGGAGCGGATGGTGTTCATATTGAAGTTCACGACTGCCCCGAAGAAGCCAAGAGCGATGGGCCGCAGGCATTGCTGCCCGAACAATACAAGCAAATATTGCAGCAGATGCGATTGATGGCCGACCTGCTCGGCAAGACAATTTCACCGCTCGCGGGCACCGCGGGCAAACCCGATCATTCACCTAAAAACAACCCGCAACCACCTACCGAGGCTCTCGCGTGA
- a CDS encoding DUF1559 domain-containing protein produces the protein MSIGIIGILIGMLLPAVQAVRESSRKTQCQNNLRQVGLALAGYHSSYQHLPAGSIHPPGYIDDGRGHPRATWSIAILPNLEMGSLYSRYNPGQPSTAIANREFAETSVSTYQCPSETATDVHFEPKNNVKFSRGNYAANYGSGSWGRNFWDDVKYRGVMGQNSRLKFSSIVDGTSNTVAVAETRSASDFGDNRGAWAFAAPGSSTVGLDCDTECRGINDDPSSDWIPYCPATPGGMKCNFQNNRFSNAGPRSQHPGGAMLLFCDGAVRFVSEQVSIEVLADQFTSMSGESN, from the coding sequence GTGTCGATTGGAATCATTGGAATCCTTATCGGGATGCTGCTGCCTGCGGTTCAAGCTGTTCGCGAATCTTCCCGGAAAACGCAGTGCCAAAACAATCTCCGACAAGTAGGGTTGGCCTTGGCGGGATACCACAGCAGCTACCAGCACTTACCAGCCGGAAGTATTCATCCGCCTGGATATATCGATGATGGCCGCGGACATCCTCGGGCGACGTGGAGTATTGCGATCCTGCCAAATCTAGAAATGGGAAGCCTCTATTCACGATACAATCCCGGGCAGCCAAGTACGGCGATCGCCAATCGCGAATTTGCCGAAACGAGCGTATCGACCTACCAGTGCCCATCGGAGACAGCGACTGATGTCCATTTCGAACCCAAAAACAACGTGAAATTTTCGCGTGGGAATTACGCAGCGAACTATGGCAGTGGAAGCTGGGGAAGAAATTTTTGGGATGACGTGAAGTATCGTGGGGTGATGGGACAGAATTCGCGATTGAAATTTTCAAGCATTGTTGATGGCACTTCCAATACGGTCGCTGTTGCCGAAACTAGAAGCGCATCCGATTTCGGAGATAATCGTGGCGCGTGGGCATTCGCGGCGCCGGGTTCCTCAACCGTTGGGCTGGATTGTGATACCGAGTGCAGGGGCATCAATGATGACCCGAGTTCCGACTGGATCCCATACTGCCCCGCTACGCCTGGCGGAATGAAATGCAATTTCCAGAACAACCGGTTTTCTAACGCAGGGCCGCGAAGCCAGCACCCCGGTGGAGCCATGTTATTATTCTGTGATGGTGCGGTGCGATTTGTCAGCGAGCAAGTCAGTATCGAAGTGCTCGCTGATCAATTTACGAGTATGAGTGGCGAGTCGAACTAA
- a CDS encoding WD40 repeat domain-containing protein, with product MKITRRQIAILGGFTCFELSAWYVPRLFRNRIQLLGHRGDITGIAFIEDLDMIATASADRVWRLFSTSGGSPVREISGHDGSATSIAAFPSSNSLATASSDGTIKMWSLPRGIEQWSRNAHAGRVLAINFSANGEVLASVGTDSKWRIWNPADGTLVSEHKCSHANGCLALNPSGTEIVYNAVPNGADIVSVGTGRQRKRLSSQSGPATAACYSSDGRQFVLGESGGRLVVYDTASWRQQFECNGHQGKVNQIVFSRDDRMIWSASADRTVRCWDALDGSGRETVIEHRESILCVAALLDDAVATGSTDNTAIVWSHPWR from the coding sequence TTGAAGATAACTCGGCGTCAGATCGCCATCCTCGGTGGTTTCACATGCTTTGAACTGAGTGCATGGTACGTTCCAAGGCTGTTCCGAAATCGGATCCAATTACTCGGACATCGAGGTGATATCACAGGCATCGCGTTCATTGAGGATCTAGACATGATCGCAACGGCATCTGCGGATCGCGTGTGGAGACTTTTCTCGACGTCCGGTGGTTCTCCCGTTCGTGAAATATCGGGACATGATGGCAGCGCGACTTCAATTGCAGCGTTTCCAAGTTCTAACAGTCTTGCTACTGCGTCAAGCGATGGCACGATTAAAATGTGGTCGTTGCCCCGTGGAATCGAACAGTGGTCGAGAAATGCTCATGCTGGCCGCGTGCTCGCGATCAATTTTAGTGCCAATGGCGAGGTACTTGCTAGCGTCGGAACGGATAGTAAATGGAGGATCTGGAACCCGGCAGACGGGACACTCGTGTCCGAGCATAAGTGTTCTCACGCCAATGGATGCCTGGCGTTGAATCCGTCTGGCACCGAGATCGTTTATAATGCAGTACCGAACGGCGCTGACATCGTATCGGTTGGGACTGGGCGTCAACGGAAACGATTGTCGAGCCAATCCGGGCCAGCGACTGCGGCTTGTTATAGTAGCGATGGTAGACAGTTCGTGCTCGGCGAATCTGGGGGAAGGCTTGTTGTCTATGACACGGCAAGCTGGCGTCAACAATTTGAGTGTAATGGGCATCAGGGGAAAGTGAACCAGATAGTCTTTTCACGCGACGATCGGATGATCTGGTCAGCATCAGCAGATCGAACGGTTCGATGTTGGGATGCATTGGATGGGAGCGGTCGTGAGACTGTAATCGAACACCGAGAGTCCATCTTGTGCGTGGCTGCGTTACTTGACGATGCTGTCGCAACTGGATCAACAGACAACACGGCAATTGTCTGGAGCCATCCATGGCGCTAA
- a CDS encoding YihY/virulence factor BrkB family protein, with protein sequence MPKWLNYLSDAIRQPREELSRRQHQLRYGWDVTVYCGRQLARHRAEGMAAELTYRTIFSLIPVVVLALVMFRVVGGLDDVQATVENQLYSFFGVPEIPTEYLQEQVEEVKQESEQKSKDEIAKVLADEDGDDPPTPLVTHPPLETPADSAEGIVPDFSGRANPEEKVDEALVEAVAKKAGDAATAMEARASIRRTLHQVTSQIASLNFASIGVAGLVLFLYAAVALADSTEYLFNIIYEAPSQRPIHLRLAIHWSIITLGSGLLAFSLYLSGEFVDWFGAMGVGSSPTWLLRHLLSFIASWVLLFLLYSMMPNTHVSLRAAAIGSAVGAVLWEVAKFGFQIYVSKAVPYSALYGSLGLIPLFLFWIYVTWLIVLFGLVLTYTTQTMRGRRLRRNFIEPDAIPAGDPDWMLPIMTEVAMAFDRGDVIGRQELADQLGLSSRVVHDLENQLISGGCLRRVPGDDQDDHLTLGRPAEKILIADILRLAHQSRPMSAHPAWKALVNLKLAERNAAGDQTLADVINR encoded by the coding sequence TTGCCTAAGTGGCTGAACTACCTCTCTGATGCCATTCGCCAGCCCCGTGAGGAGCTCTCACGGAGGCAGCATCAACTTCGGTATGGTTGGGATGTGACGGTCTACTGTGGCCGCCAGCTCGCACGCCATCGAGCCGAGGGGATGGCTGCCGAATTGACCTACCGGACCATCTTTTCGCTCATCCCCGTCGTCGTCCTGGCACTGGTGATGTTCCGTGTGGTCGGTGGTCTTGATGACGTTCAAGCGACCGTCGAAAATCAGCTTTATTCGTTTTTCGGTGTTCCCGAAATCCCCACCGAGTATCTGCAGGAGCAGGTAGAGGAGGTTAAGCAGGAATCGGAGCAAAAGTCCAAGGACGAAATCGCCAAGGTGCTGGCGGATGAAGACGGAGACGATCCGCCAACCCCGCTGGTGACCCATCCACCGCTGGAGACACCCGCTGACTCCGCTGAAGGCATCGTTCCCGACTTTAGTGGACGCGCGAATCCCGAGGAGAAGGTCGATGAGGCTTTAGTGGAGGCGGTCGCTAAGAAGGCGGGCGATGCCGCGACGGCGATGGAGGCAAGAGCGAGCATCCGACGAACGCTGCACCAAGTTACCTCGCAAATCGCATCGCTCAATTTCGCGTCGATCGGAGTCGCGGGGTTGGTGTTGTTTCTGTATGCAGCGGTCGCCCTGGCTGATTCGACCGAGTACCTCTTCAATATCATCTATGAGGCGCCGAGCCAGCGTCCGATTCATTTGCGGTTGGCCATTCACTGGTCCATCATCACGCTCGGGAGCGGGCTGTTGGCATTCAGCCTGTACCTCTCAGGTGAATTTGTCGACTGGTTCGGAGCGATGGGGGTGGGATCGAGTCCCACGTGGCTGCTGCGACACCTCTTATCGTTCATCGCCAGTTGGGTGTTGCTGTTCCTGCTCTATTCGATGATGCCCAACACGCACGTCTCTCTCCGCGCCGCAGCCATCGGATCCGCTGTCGGCGCGGTGCTATGGGAGGTTGCCAAATTCGGCTTTCAGATCTACGTCAGCAAAGCGGTTCCCTACTCGGCCCTGTATGGCTCACTGGGGTTGATTCCCCTGTTTCTGTTTTGGATCTACGTGACTTGGTTGATCGTCTTGTTCGGACTCGTCCTGACCTACACCACCCAAACCATGCGAGGCCGTCGACTGCGCCGCAACTTCATCGAGCCTGACGCGATACCCGCCGGCGATCCCGACTGGATGCTGCCGATCATGACGGAGGTCGCGATGGCATTTGATCGCGGTGACGTCATCGGTCGGCAGGAACTTGCCGACCAGCTGGGGCTGAGCAGTCGGGTCGTGCACGACCTGGAAAACCAATTGATCAGCGGCGGTTGCCTGAGACGGGTACCAGGCGATGACCAGGATGATCATCTGACGTTAGGGCGACCAGCAGAAAAAATCTTGATCGCGGACATCTTGCGACTGGCTCATCAATCACGCCCTATGAGTGCCCATCCCGCGTGGAAGGCACTCGTTAATTTGAAGTTGGCCGAGCGCAACGCGGCCGGCGATCAGACCCTTGCCGATGTGATCAATCGCTGA